The following are encoded in a window of Onthophagus taurus isolate NC chromosome 3, IU_Otau_3.0, whole genome shotgun sequence genomic DNA:
- the LOC111420783 gene encoding cytochrome P450 6j1-like isoform X2 — MFVIFLLFIFGLIYFYLRNNFLYWKKRNVPYPQPHIIFGNLNNSILLKKSIGQEHADIYYQFPNHPYVGFYKIRKPGIILRDPEIIHNITTKDFNNFMDNPWKIDENLDPYFSKHPFFQKGQRWKIQRSYLNPNFTPVKLKTMFPLMQKVSNDLINFINNTKSNKNSIETKELTSKFTTDILVSCVMGLEGNSFSDEEASFRKISKLWSTPSTIHGIKVFIEMIFPSLTSILRLKFVPKQAEDYFNNVISEILKYRQENKITRKDFVNNMMETMEKDTNYTKEDLIAHIFILFSEGIETSSFCLNFALFELSKNFEIQDKARTIIKETLQKHKELTFDVINDLYYLDWIIQETLRLYPPAMTLSKVCTETYYFPPINGNSEQLKIDVETPIEIPIYAIQRDKKYFEDPEKFDPERFSEINQVKIVKGSYLPFGQGPRVKDLQ; from the exons atgtttgttatttttttattattcatttttgggttgatttatttctatttaagaaataattttttgtattggaAGAAACGAAATGTTCCTTATCCACAACCgcatattatttttggtaatttaaacaattcgattttgttaaaaaaatctatcgGCCAAGAACATGCGGATatttatta TCAATTTCCAAATCATCCTTACGTtggattttacaaaataagaaaaccGGGAATTATTTTAAGAGATCCCGAAATAATCCATAACATCACCacaaaagattttaataattttatggaTAATCCTtggaaaattgatgaaaatcttGATCCTTATTTCAGTAAACATCCTTTTTTCCAAAAAGGACAACGTTGGAAGATACAAAGATCTTATTTAAACCCAAATTTTACCCCGGTGAAGTTAAAAACAATGTTTCCATTAATGCAGAAAGTTTCCAAcgatttgattaattttattaacaacacaaaatcaaataaaaactcGATTGAAACTAAAGAATTAACTTCTAAATTTACCACCGATATCTTAGTTAGTTGCGTGATGGGTTTGGAAGGAAACTCGTTTAGCGATGAAGAAGCTAGCTTTAGGAagatatcaaaattatggTCGACACCGTCCACGATTCATGGAATCAAAGTTTTCATAGAGATGATTTTTCCATCTTTAACATCAATTCTTAGattgaa GTTCGTCCCAAAACAAGCTGAAGACTATTTCAATAACGTAATTagtgaaatattaaaatatagacaagaaaataaaataacacgaaaagattttgtaaacaacatgatggaaaCAATGGAAAAAGATACAAATTACACAAAAGAAGACCTTATCGCACATATTTTCATCCTTTTCTCCGAAGGAATCGAAACAAgttctttttgtttaaactttgcactttttgagttatcgaaaaatttcgaaattcaAGATAAAGCCAgaacaataattaaagaaacctTACAAAAACACAAAGAATTAACTTTCGATGTTATTAacgatttatattatttagatTGGATTATCCAAGAAACGCTACGATTGTATCCACCGGCTATGACTTTGTCGAAAGTTTGTACTGAAACTTATTATTTCCCACCAATCAACGGAAACAGTGaacaattaaaaatcgatgttgAAACTCCGATTGAAATTCCCATTTACGCAATTCAAAGggataagaaatattttgaggACCCCGAAAAATTTGACCCGGAAagattttctgaaataaatcaagttaaaatcgttaaaggATCTTATCTTCCTTTTGGACAAGGTCCAAGG gtcAAAGATTTGCAATGA
- the LOC111420783 gene encoding cytochrome P450 6j1-like isoform X1 produces MFVIFLLFIFGLIYFYLRNNFLYWKKRNVPYPQPHIIFGNLNNSILLKKSIGQEHADIYYQFPNHPYVGFYKIRKPGIILRDPEIIHNITTKDFNNFMDNPWKIDENLDPYFSKHPFFQKGQRWKIQRSYLNPNFTPVKLKTMFPLMQKVSNDLINFINNTKSNKNSIETKELTSKFTTDILVSCVMGLEGNSFSDEEASFRKISKLWSTPSTIHGIKVFIEMIFPSLTSILRLKFVPKQAEDYFNNVISEILKYRQENKITRKDFVNNMMETMEKDTNYTKEDLIAHIFILFSEGIETSSFCLNFALFELSKNFEIQDKARTIIKETLQKHKELTFDVINDLYYLDWIIQETLRLYPPAMTLSKVCTETYYFPPINGNSEQLKIDVETPIEIPIYAIQRDKKYFEDPEKFDPERFSEINQVKIVKGSYLPFGQGPRVCIGQRFAMTQIKVALVALLDNFEVRLNPKTKNPIEIDERYYMLTSKHDILLEYYKINDST; encoded by the exons atgtttgttatttttttattattcatttttgggttgatttatttctatttaagaaataattttttgtattggaAGAAACGAAATGTTCCTTATCCACAACCgcatattatttttggtaatttaaacaattcgattttgttaaaaaaatctatcgGCCAAGAACATGCGGATatttatta TCAATTTCCAAATCATCCTTACGTtggattttacaaaataagaaaaccGGGAATTATTTTAAGAGATCCCGAAATAATCCATAACATCACCacaaaagattttaataattttatggaTAATCCTtggaaaattgatgaaaatcttGATCCTTATTTCAGTAAACATCCTTTTTTCCAAAAAGGACAACGTTGGAAGATACAAAGATCTTATTTAAACCCAAATTTTACCCCGGTGAAGTTAAAAACAATGTTTCCATTAATGCAGAAAGTTTCCAAcgatttgattaattttattaacaacacaaaatcaaataaaaactcGATTGAAACTAAAGAATTAACTTCTAAATTTACCACCGATATCTTAGTTAGTTGCGTGATGGGTTTGGAAGGAAACTCGTTTAGCGATGAAGAAGCTAGCTTTAGGAagatatcaaaattatggTCGACACCGTCCACGATTCATGGAATCAAAGTTTTCATAGAGATGATTTTTCCATCTTTAACATCAATTCTTAGattgaa GTTCGTCCCAAAACAAGCTGAAGACTATTTCAATAACGTAATTagtgaaatattaaaatatagacaagaaaataaaataacacgaaaagattttgtaaacaacatgatggaaaCAATGGAAAAAGATACAAATTACACAAAAGAAGACCTTATCGCACATATTTTCATCCTTTTCTCCGAAGGAATCGAAACAAgttctttttgtttaaactttgcactttttgagttatcgaaaaatttcgaaattcaAGATAAAGCCAgaacaataattaaagaaacctTACAAAAACACAAAGAATTAACTTTCGATGTTATTAacgatttatattatttagatTGGATTATCCAAGAAACGCTACGATTGTATCCACCGGCTATGACTTTGTCGAAAGTTTGTACTGAAACTTATTATTTCCCACCAATCAACGGAAACAGTGaacaattaaaaatcgatgttgAAACTCCGATTGAAATTCCCATTTACGCAATTCAAAGggataagaaatattttgaggACCCCGAAAAATTTGACCCGGAAagattttctgaaataaatcaagttaaaatcgttaaaggATCTTATCTTCCTTTTGGACAAGGTCCAAGGGTTTGTATTG gtcAAAGATTTGCAATGACACAAATTAAAGTTGCTTTGGTGGCTTTGTTGGACAATTTCGAAGTTCGTTTGAATCCGAAAACCAAAAATCCGATTGAAATCGATGAAAGATATTACATGTTGACGAGTAAACATGATATTTTATtggaatattataaaattaatgactCTACCTAA